The sequence CGGTCAGATTCCGGGATCCATACGGCTTCCACTTCCTGACCACCCGATACCGTCAGGGCAAATTTAATCGTGCCGTCGGTGGCATTCTGTTGGTAGGCAATTTGTGGCGCCCTGATCTCGGCCTGCCCGGCAAGCTTGCCCCGCAACACCTTATTCAGGTTGGTCATCTGCTCAAAATCTTCAACACCATACTGATAGATCCATTTCATGATCTGATCCGCACGGAAGGGCTTTTCACCGATGCTGGCAAGAAAATCCCTTAACCCCTGACGGTTAAGATCGAGCAAATTTGTTTTAGCGGTGGCCATATTTATACCTAAATTACTACAGAAGCAAAGGGGGCGTATTGTACATTTTTTAAGCGCAGTTACCAATCAGACAACAGCCAGAATATTTCAATTAAAAAGGGAGCCGCAGCTCCCTTTTCTAACCGACTGCTGACCTTCAACGGGTGCGCGGGCAGATTTCTTCGTCAGAGAAGAAGTAAGCAATCTCTCTGGCCGCTGATTCTGGCGCATCAGAACCGTGTACCGCATTCTCATCGATAGATACGGCGTAGTCTGCGCGCAGAGTACCGGCCAGTGCTTCGGCAGGATTAGTGGCGCCCATGATTTCACGGTTCTTCTTCACCGCATTTTCGCCTTCAAGGACTTGCACCATAACCGGGCCAGAGGTCATAAACTCAACCAGAGCGCCAAAGAAAGGACGTTCTTTATGCTCGCCATAGAAACCTTCAGCCTGCTCTTTGCTCATATGCAGCATTTTCGATGCAACAATGCGCAGTCCGGCGGTTTCAAAACGATTGTAGATTGCACCGATCACGTTTTTCGCAACGGCATCTGGCTTGATGATAGAAAAAGTACGCTCAAGAGCCATGTAAGTCTCCGAAATTGGGTAGAGTTGAAAATTTGAGCGCGGATTATATGCAAAAATATAGCACTTTGCTATCTATCCCCGCGATCAAACTTAAACCCGCTTATCCTGCGCGCAGGAACATAAATTTTATGCTGTTGTTTTACCACTTTACCACTGCCAATACTTGAGTAAAACGCTCAGGTAATATAGAATCGGCACAAGTTTATAAAC comes from Lacimicrobium alkaliphilum and encodes:
- the ndk gene encoding nucleoside-diphosphate kinase, with the protein product MALERTFSIIKPDAVAKNVIGAIYNRFETAGLRIVASKMLHMSKEQAEGFYGEHKERPFFGALVEFMTSGPVMVQVLEGENAVKKNREIMGATNPAEALAGTLRADYAVSIDENAVHGSDAPESAAREIAYFFSDEEICPRTR